Proteins from one Doryrhamphus excisus isolate RoL2022-K1 chromosome 19, RoL_Dexc_1.0, whole genome shotgun sequence genomic window:
- the kcnk18 gene encoding potassium channel subfamily K member 18, whose amino-acid sequence MVHILWGRLCCVRMHVEDGVCVCVCVCVCVRLSIPRAHLHSIKSSSSAGQRSKRRGRRRRRAKMKEAKKASEESKKCKARLWRLFPHLILCLSLVLYAVLGALLFQYIEGGITSPTKLEYHDFLARVIWRVQNLTNNSSYSHQNIVEEVEHTMRDQFKTVWLQEPDKWTFAGSLFFCCTVFTTVGYGHIYPVTLSGKVVCVLYAMVGIPLMLLVILDVGDFLATLMYRAYVSIHAFFKVLRSHTWPSLRARMKARDSNQWTVEDGVTVFSRDVVVRELLDMREVLQSQVDVKHNSMQLQNNKDIFEKILARENLLRKSPLLRSLSCPELNRLPPLPTGFAIWDFTGLGDSMEQLKVPFVLILFIVFAYILLGGLIMPIWEKEFKGFDPYYFCFITLTTIGFGDLVPHHPKYFMLTSLFIIAGMAIMSMAFKLGQTRIVSCYRKCIKIIGKGSGDATAK is encoded by the exons ATGGTGCATATCCTCTGGGGGCGTCTGTGCTGTGTTAGAATGCATGTGGaagatggagtgtgtgtgtgtgtgtgtgtgtgtgtgtgtgtacgcctGAGCATACCCAGAGCACATTTGCATAGCATCAAGTCAAGCAGCTCGGCTGGGCAGCGGAGCAAGAGAAGAGGACGACGGCGAAGGAGGGCCAAAATGAAGGAAGCAAAAAAAGCGTCTGAAGAGTCGAAGAAATGCAAAGCGCGGCTGTGGAGGCTGTTCCCTCACCTGATCTTGTGTCTGTCTCTGGTCTTGTACGCCGTGCTGGGAGCACTTTTGTTCCAATACATCGAAGGAGGCATCACGTCCCCCACCAAGCTGGAATACCACGACTTCTTGGCACGCGTTATCTGGCGTGTCCAGAACCTTACCA ATAACTCGTCATACAGCCACCAAAATATTGTGGAGGAAGTGGAGCACACCATGCGAGATCAATTCAAGACCGTATGGCTCCAAGAACCTGACAAGTGGACCTTTGCCGGCTCCTTGTTCTTCTGCTGCACTGTCTTCACAACAGTTG GTTACGGCCACATCTACCCGGTGACCCTGTCCGGTAAAGTGGTGTGTGTGCTGTACGCCATGGTGGGCATCCCACTGATGCTGTTGGTCATACTGGACGTTGGCGACTTCCTGGCTACGCTGATGTACAGAGCGTATGTCAGCATTCACGCCTTCTTCAAAGTTCTCCGCTCCCACACTTGGCCGTCACTGAGGGCTCGTATGAAAGCGAGGGATTCAAACCAGTGGACCGTAGAAGACGGCGTCACCGTTTTCAGCCGTGACGTGGTGGTCCGGGAACTTCTGGACATGCGGGAAGTGTTGCAGAGCCAAGTGGACGTGAAGCACAATTCCATGCAGCTCCAAAATAATAAAGACATCTTTGAGAAGATCCTCGCCAGGGAGAATCTACTTCGGAAGAGCCCCCTGCTGAGGAGCCTCTCCTGTCCGGAATTGAACCGTCTGCCGCCTCTTCCCACCGGATTTGCCATCTGGGATTTCACCGGGTTGGGGGATAGCATGGAACAGCTGAAGGTCCCGTTTGTGTTGATTCTCTTCATCGTCTTCGCTTACATTCTTCTCGGAGGTTTGATCATGCCCATCTGGGAGAAAGAGTTCAAAGGGTTTGATCCGTACTACTTTTGTTTCATCACCTTGACCACCATCGGTTTTGGGGACTTGGTGCCTCACCATCCCAAGTACTTCATGCTCACCTCGCTCTTCATCATCGCGGGGATGGCGATCATGTCCATGGCGTTTAAGCTGGGCCAGACGCGCATCGTGAGCTGCTACCGCAAGTGCATCAAGATCATCGGCAAGGGAAGCGGCGACGCGACCGCAAAGTGA
- the LOC131107315 gene encoding titin-like yields MGDTQSAPRESAQDSVAAAMDDVRRRSEELLKSNGRLTGEPDGPLVGAASFREDDIPPSQESAILSQAEEVLQKPPEEADDITVTESSKKANQKADGEAEAKRHDISESFKNFFSKFVLMFTLKRTSSDHAEIRNVPETNTEEAEVEDASDKTEQTPTQKSDSICPPRRETEEALKKHIETKEAHKPSVDYEWTHLDTVYDQCPASSTQDDVSVSPFKRFFTTGFFSGIRKKSLSEGDENSTRDLVQGEAKDTEAKLEQEKILFGEAEMSKETENVVAGPPNKLDVKPSEDQVFSSTDLPMNPKNPPELTEAEKEESAWVTFKKLLSPKKHSNQSRLHNKDTETLIPNQEEEKQPSLEETKNRKDSTVSCDAGSGRRSLRPSDSDEETPRTDHGDKFSNGVEATEINPDKGAIPASAHIQAGIPADGNGESPWNVLKRLLSPKRKPVSHDSPENSLCSANILHGHKKRKSVTKEVQEEPETEADQDLILGDFQFDTIETDVKAKETDVESQIPNESNQDILDQVAEPEAPSDDLLTVDPKVQYVSENEAQVPVEVSKFISKQLSDIPEESEMTKTTATAESAPQDLSREVPAAEDMISDAFPPPEPTDDGETEMISVLSRISESSKTSGDMIPERPVPAESEVMETEDLLMVETISTTPEVVPLISSASDQILELLVHQVEACSTETTNQNPNEDFVTTKMKVEEATEADPSRPSNPLNRVDSSNEVRDHEDRLSDVNRSSDLFGSQTEASIVASPEGEYKEEELDQDTPSLLKSINQLEFEDLAPALDEELQRSAELEDDTKDTREKTKQETAPSAEPNEPDAEQDALLDVSQLVEVTGASEEHLPEALTEEPEPPTELSEPEVHKDSFADCERSEKVHEELIAVENENNEDAEEDAEMSDCTPEGRTVQGEETAPVTKTNAAPDNQDQQSVNVSKNQISQEIEPAEDVEATEGKSDDVNVLAIKSTTETEVLQEDTMPLPEDNIEVEDTDTKEPEFELIQELNILGEPQLESGEVDVQAVDNKVVSEDVLVGEHLTEESKEPEFELQELNILGETQFESGEVDVQAIDNKVVSEDVLVGEHLTEESKEPEFELIQELNVLGEPQFESSEVDVQAIDNKVVSEDILVGEHLTEESKEPEFELIQELNVLGEPQFESGEVDVPVIDNKVVSEDVLVGEHLTEESKEPEFELNQELNVLGEPQFESGEVDVQAIDNKVVSEDVLVGEHLTEESKEPEFELIQELNVLGEPQFESGEVDVQAIDNKVVSEDILVGEHLTEESKEPEFEPIQELNVLGEPQFESGEVDVQAIDNKVVSEDVLVGEHLTEESKEPEFELIQELNVLGEPQFESSEVDVQAIDNKVVSEDILVGEHLTEESKEPEFELIQELNVLGEPQFESGEVDVPVIDNKVVSEDVLVGEHLTEESKEPEFELNQELNVLGEPQFESGEVDVQAIDNKVVSEDVLVGEHLTEESKEPEFELIQELNVLGEPQFESGEVDVQAIDNKVVSEDILVGEHLTEESKEPEFEPIQELNVLGEPQFESGEVDVQAIDNKVVSEDVLVGEHLTEESKEPEFELIQKLNVLGEPQFKSGEVDVQAIDNKVVSEDVLVGEHLTEESKEPEFELIQELNVLGEPQFESSEVDVQAIDNKVVSEDILVGEHLTEESKEPETKPEPKEDHQTADEKPMSEGTLVEDTVKDEVQNRNLPLSEFGVTLIKEEEDVIEGVKDPDQADVKIVSHDNHLHDAMAEESKEETGPIVEKDASKNDQAESRHTESDEINIKLLKSEEAIFAEETKTEEPKKEEVVKPENEDQNAVSVIKTELGPERVLTGEEEETSDDIEKTLSVREMNVEAETQDQEAANASKKDTERPEDAEVRDFQPDDANVQAMESKTVFSNETFREDLSEDTAQLDEDNVEVESKDTKDEVQLIREKVELNAAQDEVDVQTLDNKSEDILSEKHVTEEPKEETETKVEAEEDHHESQTNPAKEVEVAEVEVNEEMSEGEFAEETVKVEVKDRTLTEFSVELMKDEKNVEDAATIQLIPEHQVTEAVEDTHEVHEPFTEVSDGPHPEKTMAVELQEMGPLVEEDASEAQSTQSDSDEIPVRLLKSEEAKLEKPKEEQVPPTANVEDQKAAVGAQTELAQGQAVAEEDEEISEGSPNHDGSVPIEGTVPGTENNVQPEDQDKAAVEILKSEKVDVLKSEEISDDLLAMGNTIGQIKEELEPPPEDSPAPESIDEAAVNSNRTAPESKENKVQSVQRDVTAEGSLGEKILSGQEATTEDKPEDETLLEETPRPEKEKETLTDFHEVEAQKTETDIDDFKPEEFHTPEITEELDAFAAEHVSPDKGETSSAQIFEHVVYEVIPTSCGDLDVRLNDVGTRTEDEEGDLRKAEVRTRANVHALVMQVTTFHLKDVSASVEKTSAEQEQVISSFINESEKTKTVTETQRQQAGNEVVTMHLPATLIKGNPGIPAQVVDVNPTTKDDQEVINVCHGSVEKLSAVLEVEEVSNEGNVPILQEVHEHAKRTQSETLPESGEPDKVKILAEAPQEDIPQSFDVSVQGEKNKDYVEKTEVRTEDATFPSVDVPANNANMDTTAAGTFQNQTLSLSHLGVATNLSLSEQEKTLSSIKTTTRQNEEEPLVTEVDEEVEETTLNEDYMSKIYTEPTEGSHRPDTEHHLSQTDLVDSHKDLEMAEECEPVEEEPLSQIDTADVTHKVVQVPGAVSEAVGIQQQKEETEDIAQHPVAEKPLTQMDHSDSLEEKQIRDVVLLAEVFEKPSSQVDTVQIEHPEVTRGRVQAMEETLSQKTEPINPDPVDNQKKVSMEVVQIPAPEAPHVDTSVSSKQAKLTEISVAAPEAKALRVITDTIEQAKERLSQMGSLCATGAEDFPSEPQPDTDLNEVGFQAPGTEEQTELPQEDAPGTYTEEPLAQMTKLTEKAVHTQDLEKSLALSEKDTALPEHIPEAGEAIPQTDANIHEQAKKPEEAVQMPETEESILVNDPADRQKPAQTEEHVQEPEPEKPRSQTDYVNTHKETYKPEEAVQTAETEESSSAKDPADSQKQTALMDEHARVPEAEESMLKTESVNIYEKAPQPEECVQAKQTEEYLSQNDIVQNQKRTDLTKEHVQEPKVGKVLSGTVPFESHKEKVLTEEHVKALQADESMAEESPLNQAQTKLSKEQPGEPQAEESSCQIKPIQSQKLEHDVEESLSKTDAVDSQKQTVLPQGCFQDPELEESLSQIYTTESHPQVELAEEHVPKQEEDKPLSLTDSVEREKESEHVMERETPSRHS; encoded by the exons ATGGGAGACACGCAGTCAGCACCGAGGGAGAGCGCCCAGGATAGCGTTGCCGCTGCAATGGATGATGTGCGACGACGCAGTGAGGAG CTCCTCAAAAGCAACGGGCGGCTCACCGGAGAACCGGACGGGCCGTTAGTGGGAGCTGCCAGCTTCCGTGAGGACGACATCCCCCCTTCACAAG AGTCAGCCATCCTTTCCCAAGCGGAGGAGGTTCTGCAAAAGCCTCCTGAAGAGGCGGACGACATCACGGTGACCGAATCGAGCAAAAAAGCCAACCAGAAAGCGGACGGTGAAGCGGAAGCAAAGCGTCACGACATCAGCGAGAGCTTTAAGAATTTCTTCAGCAAATTTGTCTTGATGTTCACATTGAAGCGAACCTCAAGTGACCACGCCGAGATAAGAAACGTCCCTGAAACCAACACAGAAGAAGCCGAAGTCGAGGACGCTTCTGACAAAACTGAACAAACTCCGACACAGAAAAGTGATTCAATATGTCCACCCCGAAGAGAAACAGAGGAAGCGCTAAAAAAGCACATTGAGACCAAAGAAGCACACAAACCCAGCGTTGACTATGAATGGACACACTTGGACACCGTGTACGATCAGTGCCCGGCATCGAGCACTCAAGACGATGTATCCGTGTCTCCATTTAAAAGGTTTTTCACAACAGGATTCTTTTCCGGAATTCGGAAAAAGAGTTTGTCAGAGGGAGACGAGAACAGTACCAGAGACCTGGTTCAAGGGGAAGCCAAGGACACCGAAGCAAAACTTGAGCAAGAAAAAATTTTGTTCGGTGAAGCTGAAATGTCTAAAGAGACAGAAAATGTTGTCGCCGGTCCTCCGAATAAACTCGATGTGAAACCGTCTGAAGACCAGGTTTTCTCCTCGACGGATTTGCCAATGAATCCTAAAAATCCTCCAGAATTGACCGAGGCGGAAAAGGAAGAGAGTGCATGGGTGACCTTTAAGAAACTCCTATCTCCAAAGAAGCATTCCAACCAGTCCCGCTTACACAACAAGGACACAGAAACCTTGATCCCAAATCAGGAGGAGGAGAAACAACCCAGTCTGGAAGAGACCAAAAACCGTAAAGATTCCACAGTTTCCTGTGATGCTGGATCTGGAAGGAGAAGTCTCAGACCGTCAGACTCAGATGAAGAAACACCTCGGACTGATCACGGCGATAAATTCAGCAACGGCGTGGAAGCAACAGAAATCAATCCGGACAAAGGTGCGATTCCAGCCTCTGCCCACATTCAAGCCGGAATCCCTGCAGACGGGAACGGAGAGTCTCCATGGAATGTCTTGAAAAGACTCCTAAGCCCAAAAAGGAAACCGGTAAGTCATGATAGTCCTGAAAACTCCTTGTGTTCAGCAAATATTTTACAcggacacaaaaaaagaaagtcaGTCACAAAGGAAGTCCAGGAAGAACCTGAAACTGAAGCGGATCAGGACCTAATTCTTGGCGACTTCCAATTTGACACCATTGAAACGGATGTTAAAGCCAAAGAGACCGATGTCGAGAGTCAAATACCCAATGAAAGCAACCAAGACATCCTTGACCAGGTCGCAGAACCAGAGGCACCTTCGGATGACCTGCTGACCGTAGACCCCAAAGTCCAATATGTTTCAGAAAACGAGGCCCAAGTCCCTGTTGAAGTTTCAAAGTTCATCAGCAAACAACTCAGCGACATTCCCGAGGAAAGCGAGATGACAAAGACCACGGCCACTGCAGAATCAGCCCCCCAAGATCTTTCCAGAGAAGTCCCCGCAGCAGAAGATATGATATCTGATGCCTTTCCTCCACCGGAACCTACCGATGATGGTGAAACTGAGATGATCTCAGTACTGTCCCGGATATCAGAGTCTTCAAAAACATCAGGCGACATGATTCCTGAAAGACCGGTTCCTGCTGAATCTGAAGTCATGGAAACAGAAGATCTTCTCATGGTTGAAACCATCTCCACAACACCGGAAGTGGTTCCATTGATCAGTTCTGCCTCTGATCAAATACTTGAACTGcttgtccaccaagtggaagcCTGCTCCACAGAAACCACCAATCAGAATCCAAACGAGGACTTTGTCACCACAAAAATGAAAGTCGAAGAAGCGACAGAGGCTGACCCGTCCCGGCCTTCAAACCCTCTAAACCGGGTGGACAGTAGCAATGAGGTCCGTGATCATGAGGACCGCCTGAGTGACGTCAACAGATCTTCAGATTTGTTTGGAAGTCAAACCGAAGCCTCCATTGTGGCGAGTCCAGAAGGTGAATACAAAGAAGAAGAACTTGACCAGGATACACCATCTTTGCTGAAGTCTATTAATCAACTGGAATTTGAGGACCTCGCTCCTGCGTTGGACGAGGAGCTGCAAAGATCAGCAGAATTAGAAGACGACACAAAAGATACTCGAGAAAAAACCAAACAGGAAACAGCTCCTAGCGCTGAACCAAATGAACCAGACGCGGAACAAGACGCTCTACTAGATGTTAGCCAGCTAGTTGAAGTCACAGGAGCGTCAGAAGAGCATCTTCCAGAAGCATTAACAGAGGAACCAGAGCCACCAACAGAACTTTCAGAACCGGAAGTTCACAAGGATTCTTTTGCCGATTGCGAACGTTCAGAGAAAGTTCACGAGGAACTGATtgcagttgaaaatgaaaacaatgaagaTGCGGAAGAAGATGCTGAAATGTCAGATTGCACACCTGAAGGAAGAACTGTTCAAGGTGAGGAGACTGCACCAGTGACAAAAACGAATGCCGCACCAGACAACCAAGACCAGCAATCAGTGAATGTATCCAAAAATCAAATAAGTCAAGAGATCGAGCCGGCAGAAGATGTGGAAGCAACGGAGGGAAAATCAGATGATGTCAATGTCCTAGCAATTAAATCAACAACAGAAACAGAAGTTCTCCAGGAGGACACCATGCCGCTACCAGAAGACAACATCGAAGTCGAAGACACAGACACCAAAGAGCCTGAATTTGAACTTATTCAAGAACTAAATATTTTAGGAGAACCACAATTAGAGTCAGGCGAAGTTGATGTCCAAGCCGTTGACAACAAAGTAGTATCAGAAGACGTTCTTGTAGGAGAACATTTGACTGAAGAATCCAAAGAGCCTGAATTTGAACTTCAAGAACTAAATATTTTAGGAGAAACACAATTTGAATCAGGCGAAGTTGATGTCCAAGCCATTGACAACAAAGTAGTATCAGAAGACGTTCTTGTAGGAGAACATTTGACTGAAGAATCCAAAGAGCCTGAATTTGAACTTATCCAGGAACTAAATGTTTTAGGAGAACCACAGTTTGAGTCAAGCGAAGTTGATGTCCAAGCCATTGACAACAAAGTAGTATCAGAAGATATTCTTGTAGGAGAACATTTGACTGAAGAATCCAAAGAGCCTGAATTTGAACTTATTCAGGAACTAAATGTTTTAGGAGAACCACAATTTGAGTCAGGCGAAGTTGATGTCCCAGTCATTGACAACAAAGTAGTATCAGAAGACGTTCTTGTAGGAGAACATTTGACTGAAGAATCCAAAGAGCCTGAATTTGAACTTAATCAGGAACTAAACGTTTTAGGAGAACCACAGTTTGAGTCAGGCGAAGTTGATGTCCAAGCCATTGACAACAAAGTAGTATCAGAAGACGTTCTTGTAGGAGAACATTTGACTGAAGAATCCAAAGAGCCTGAATTTGAACTTATTCAGGAACTAAACGTTTTAGGAGAACCACAGTTTGAGTCAGGCGAAGTTGATGTCCAAGCCATTGACAACAAAGTAGTATCAGAAGATATTCTTGTAGGAGAACATTTGACTGAAGAATCCAAAGAGCCTGAATTTGAACCTATCCAGGAACTAAATGTTTTAGGAGAACCACAATTTGAGTCAGGCGAAGTTGATGTCCAAGCCATTGACAACAAAGTAGTATCAGAAGACGTTCTTGTAGGAGAACATTTGACTGAAGAATCCAAAGAGCCTGAATTTGAACTTATCCAGGAACTAAATGTTTTAGGAGAACCACAGTTTGAGTCAAGCGAAGTTGATGTCCAAGCCATTGACAACAAAGTAGTATCAGAAGATATTCTTGTAGGAGAACATTTGACTGAAGAATCCAAAGAGCCTGAATTTGAACTTATTCAGGAACTAAATGTTTTAGGAGAACCACAATTTGAGTCAGGCGAAGTTGATGTCCCAGTCATTGACAACAAAGTAGTATCAGAAGACGTTCTTGTAGGAGAACATTTGACTGAAGAATCCAAAGAGCCTGAATTTGAACTTAATCAGGAACTAAACGTTTTAGGAGAACCACAGTTTGAGTCAGGCGAAGTTGATGTCCAAGCCATTGACAACAAAGTAGTATCAGAAGACGTTCTTGTAGGAGAACATTTGACTGAAGAATCCAAAGAGCCTGAATTTGAACTTATTCAGGAACTAAACGTTTTAGGAGAACCACAGTTTGAGTCAGGCGAAGTTGATGTCCAAGCCATTGACAACAAAGTAGTATCAGAAGATATTCTTGTAGGAGAACATTTGACTGAAGAATCCAAAGAGCCTGAATTTGAACCTATCCAGGAACTAAATGTTTTAGGAGAACCACAATTTGAGTCAGGCGAAGTTGATGTCCAAGCCATTGACAACAAAGTAGTATCAGAAGACGTTCTTGTAGGAGAACATTTGACTGAAGAATCCAAAGAACCTGAGTTTGAACTTATTCAAAAACTAAACGTTTTAGGAGAACCACAATTTAAGTCAGGCGAAGTTGATGTCCAAGCCATTGACAACAAAGTAGTATCAGAAGACGTTCTTGTAGGAGAACATTTGACTGAAGAATCCAAAGAGCCTGAATTTGAACTTATCCAGGAACTAAACGTTTTAGGAGAACCACAATTTGAGTCAAGCGAAGTTGATGTCCAAGCCATTGACAACAAAGTAGTATCAGAAGATATTCTTGTAGGAGAACATTTGACTGAAGAATCCAAAGAGCCTGAAACTAAACCTGAGCCAAAAGAAGACCATCAGACGGCGGATGAAAAACCGATGTCCGAAGGTACACTTGTGGAAGACACTGTGAAAGATGAAGTCCAAAACAGAAATTTGCCTCTGTCCGAGTTCGGCGTTACGCTTATAAAGGAAGAAGAGGACGTAATTGAAGGCGTAAAAGACCCAGACCAAGCTGATGTCAAGATAGTATCACACGACAATCATCTCCACGATGCAATGGCTGAAGAATCCAAAGAGGAAACGGGACCTATTGTGGAAAAGGATGCATCCAAAAACGATCAAGCCGAATCAAGACACACAGAATCAGATGAAATCAACATCAAATTACTTAAATCCGAAGAAGCCATCTTTGCAGAAGAAACAAAGACAGAAGAACCCAAAAAAGAGGAAGTGGTTAAACCTGAAAATGAAGATCAGAACGCGGTGTCTGTCATCAAAACTGAACTTGGACCAGAACGAGTTCTTACGGGAGAGGAAGAAGAAACATCAGATGACATCGAGAAGACTTTATCAGTGAGAGAAATGAATGTCGAAGCAGAGACCCAAGATCAGGAAGCAGCGAATGCATCCAAAAAAGATACGGAGCGGCCAGAAGATGCGGAAGTAAGAGACTTCCAACCAGATGATGCAAATGTCCAAGCAATGGAATCAAAAACAGTATTTTCCAATGAAACATTTAGAGAAGACCTCAGTGAGGACACTGCACAGCTCGATGAAGACAACGTTGAGGTAGAAAGCAAAGACACCAAAGATGAAGTTCAACTTATCCGTGAAAAAGTGGAATTAAACGCAGCACAGGATGAGGTTGACGTCCAAACACTTGACAACAAATCAGAAGACATTCTTTCCGAAAAACATGTGACTGAAGAACCCAAAGAAGAGACTGAAACTAAAGTTGAGGCAGAGGAAGACCACCATGAATCCCAGACTAATCCTGCTAAAGAGGTAGAAGTAGCAGAAGTTGAAGTGAACGAGGAAATGTCAGAAGGCGAGTTTGCAGAAGAAACTGTGAAAGTTGAAGTCAAAGACAGAACTCTGACCGAGTTCAGTGTGGAGCTCATGAAGGACGAGAAGAACGTGGAGGATGCAGCTACAATTCAGCTTATTCCAGAACACCAAGTAACTGAAGCCGTGGAAGACACACATGAAGTCCACGAACCTTTCACTGAAGTATCAGACGGCCCTCATCCGGAGAAGACGATGGCAGTAGAACTACAGGAGATGGGGCCTCTGGTAGAAGAAGATGCATCTGAAGCCCAATCAACACAGTCAGACTCCGATGAAATCCCTGTCCGGTTACTTAAATCTGAAGAAGCAAAGTTAGAAAAACCCAAAGAGGAGCAAGTTCCTCCGACTGCCAATGttgaagaccagaaagcagcagTTGGAGCCCAAACTGAACTTGCACAAGGGCAAGCTGTTGCAGAAGAGGATGAAGAAATATCAGAAGGTTCTCCTAACCACGACGGAAGTGTTCCAATTGAGGGAACTGTGCCAGGGACAGAAAATAATGTCCAACCAGAAGACCAAGACAAAGCAGCAGTGGAAATTTTAAAATCGGAGAAAGTTGATGTGCTTAAATCCGAAGAAATATCAGATGATCTTCTTGCCATGGGAAATACGATAGGTCAAATCAAAGAGGAACTTGAACCTCCACCTGAAGACAGTCCAGCGCCAGAGAGCATTGATGAGGCAGCAGTAAATTCAAACAGAACTGCCCCCGAATCAAAGGAAAATAAGGTCCAATCAGTGCAAAGAGATGTTACGGCAGAAGGTAGTCTGGGAGAGAAGATTTTGTCCGGACAAGAAGCAACCACCGAGGACAAACCTGAAGACGAGACGTTGCTAGAAGAAACTCCGAGGCCAGAGAAGGAAAAGGAAACTCTGACTGACTTTCATGAAGTGGAGGCTCAAAAAACAGAAACTGACATTGATGACTTCAAACCAGAAGAATTCCACACACCAGAAATCACAGAGGAATTGGACGCATTTGCAGCTGAACATGTATCTCCGGACAAAGGAGAAACAAGTTCCGCTCAGATATTTGAACATGTTGTTTACGAAGTCATTCCAACATCTTGTGGAGATCTTGACGTGCGCCTGAATGATGTGGGAACCAGAACAGAGGACGAAGAAGGTGATCTTAGAAAGGCCGAGGTGAGGACCAGAGCGAATGTACACGCTTTGGTTATGCAAGTAACAACGTTCCACCTTAAAGACGTCTCTGCTTCAGTTGAAAAAACATCAGCGGAACAAGAACAAGTCATAAGCTCGTTCATAAATGAGTCCGAGAAAACAAAAACCGTAACGGAAACCCAGCGGCAACAGGCAGGCAACGAGGTCGTGACGATGCATTTGCCAGCGACCCTGATCAAGGGTAATCCCGGAATTCCAGCACAAGTGGTCGACGTTAACCCGACCACAAAAGACGACCAAGAAGTCATCAATGTGTGTCACGGAAGTGTGGAGAAACTTTCAGCAGTTTTGGAAGTTGAGGAAGTATCCAACGAGGGAAATGTGCCGATCCTTCAAGAGGTTCATGAACATGCGAAGAGGACCCAATCTGAGACATTACCAGAATCTGGAGAACCAGACAAAGTGAAGATTTTGGCAGAAGCGCCTCAAGAGGATATCCCGCAAAGTTTCGATGTTTCCGtgcaaggggaaaaaaacaaggatTACGTGGAAAAAACTGAAGTGAGGACAGAGGACGCAACATTCCCATCGGTAGACGTACCTGCAAATAACGCTAATATGGACACCACTGCAGCAGGAACCTTCCAAAACCAAACACTATCACTCAGTCATCTTGGAGTAGCCACAAATCTTTCTTTGTCCGAGCAGGAAAAAACACTATCTTCCATAAAAACCACAACAAGGCAAAACGAAGAAGAACCACTAGTTACGGAAGTGGATGAGGAAGTAGAGGAGACAACGCTAAATGAGGACTACATGTCCAAGATATACACAGAGCCTACTGAAGGTTCTCACAGACCAGATACTGAACACCACTTATCCCAAACAGACCTAGTTGATAGTCACAAAGACTTAGAAATGGCTGAAGAATGTGAACCAGTAGAGGAAGAACCCTTATCTCAGATAGATACAGCTGATGTAACACACAAAGTGGTTCAAGTCCCAGGAGCAGTATCCGAAGCAGTTGGTATCCAACAACAGAAAGAGGAAACTGAGGACATTGCACAGCACCCAGTAGCAGAAAAACCATTAACCCAGATGGATCATTCTGATAGCCTAGAAGAAAAACAGATAAGAGACGTTGTTCTTCTGGCCGAAGTATTCGAAAAGCCCTCATCCCAAGTAGACACAGTTCAAATTGAACATCCAGAAGTAACCCGTGGAAGAGTTCAGGCAATGGAAGAAACCCTATCCCAGAAGACTGAGCCAATAAATCCAGATCCGGTTgataaccaaaaaaaagtatCCATGGAAGTTGTTCAGATCCCGGCACCAGAAGCGCCCCATGTTGACACAAGTGTTAGTTCTAAACAAGCAAAGCTAACTGAAATTAGCGTCGCGGCACCAGAAGCAAAAGCGCTCAGAGTCATAACAGATACAATAGAGCAAGCAAAAGAACGTTTATCTCAAATGGGAAGTCTTTGTGCCACAGGAGCAGAAGACTTCCCGTCAGAACCACAACCAGATACAGATTTAAATGAGGTTGGCTTCCAGGCACCAGGAACTGAAGAGCAGACAGAACTACCTCAGGAAGACGCTCCGGGAACATACACAGAGGAGCCTTTAGCCCAAATGACCAAGCTAACTGAGAAAGCTGTTCACACCCAAGACCTGGAGAAGTCCTTAGCCCTAAGCGAAAAAGACACGGCACTACCTGAACACATACCAGAAGCAGGAGAGGCCATACCACAAACCGATGCCAATATTCATGAACAGGCAAAGAAACCTGAAGAGGCTGTTCAGATGCCAGAAACCGAAGAGTCTATACTGGTAAATGACCcagcagacagacagaaacCAGCACAAACTGAGGAACATGTTCAGGAACCAGAACCAGAAAAAcccaggtcacaaacagattATGTCAATACCCATAAAGAGACATACAAACCAGAGGAAGCTGTTCAGACCGCAGAAACTGAAGAGTCCTCATCTGCAAAAGACCCAGCAGACAGCCAGAAACAGACAGCGCTAATGGACGAACATGCTCGGGTACCAGAAGCAGAAGAGTCCATGTTAAAAACAGAATCAGTCAACATTTATGAAAAGGCACCACAACCCGAAGAATGTGTTCAGGCAAAACAAACTGAAGAGTATTTATCCCAGAATGACATAGTTCAGAACCAGAAACGGACAGATCTCACCAAGGAACATGTCCAGGAACCCAAAGTAGGAAAGGTTCTATCTGGAACAGTTCCATTTGAGAGCCACAAAGAGAAAGTGCTAACAGAGGAACATGTGAAGGCACTACAAGCAGATGAATCCATGGCCGAAGAAAGTCCATTGAACCAGGCACAAACAAAACTATCTAAAGAACAGCCTGGAGAACCACAAGCAGAGGAGTCCTCATGCCAAATAAAACCAATACAGAGCCAAAAACTGGAACATGACGTAGAGGAATCCTTATCCAAAACAGACGCAGTTGACAGTCAAAAACAGACCGTGCTACCGCAGGGATGTTTCCAGGACCCAGAACTTGAGGAATCTTTATCCCAAATATATACAACTGAGAGTCACCCACAGGTGGAACTCGCTGAGGAACACGTTCCGAAACAAGAAGAAGATAAGCCCTTATCTCTAACAGATTCAGTTGAGAGGGAGAAAGAGTCAGAACATGTTATGGAACGAGAAACTCCAAGCAGACATAGTTGA